One segment of Triticum aestivum cultivar Chinese Spring chromosome 2A, IWGSC CS RefSeq v2.1, whole genome shotgun sequence DNA contains the following:
- the LOC123187449 gene encoding myb-related transcription factor, partner of profilin produces MSHPLFPLMKPPTPLLLFPPSPPVRHHAQIPLSPVDPARSSTLVSLPDLAALGHDTASSGRLDLVGSSPPFNSAGRRSSGPRRSSSWALSPFTSYAMYRPLPEAPPHPCAPLMSPSGPRPHPPPPACTRPHQILKAALKGGEMMLVKTNRKGMGDSTEES; encoded by the exons ATGTCTCACCCCCTTTTCCCTCTGATGAAACCTCCCACGCCGCTCCTTCTCTTTCCCCCATCCCCGCCAGTCCGCCACCACGCGCAAATCCCGCTGTCGCCCGTCGATCCGGCGCGCAGTTCCACCCTCGTCTCTCTTCCTG ATCTGGCAGCCCTCGGCCACGACACTGCGAGCTCTGGCCGGCTTGACCTCGTCGGCTCGTCGCCCCCATTCAATAGTGCTGGACGCCGCTCCTCGGGACCGCGGCGGTCTTCTTCATGGGCTCTCTCTCCCTTCACCTCCTACGCCATGTATCGGCCCCTTCCTGAAGCTCCTCCTCATCCGTGTGCCCCCCTGATGTCGCCGAGTGGACCACGCCCACACCCGCCTCCGCCCGCCTGTACCAG GCCACATCAGATTCTGAAGGCGGCTCTGAAAGGGGGTGAGATGATGCTCGTCAAGACTAACCGAAAAG GAATGGGAGACAGTACTGAAGAATCGTGA